Within Deinococcus actinosclerus, the genomic segment CCGCCGGATGACCGGGGCGCCCTGACGGAAAACGTCAAGACAGGGCCGCCGGTGGGCCCACCGGGGGTCTGCGCCGTTCCCGCCCGGCGCAGTAGGCTGGTTCATGTCGCCACTCTCGCCCCGCCCGGCCGGGCCGCCCACCTGGCGTCCTCCGGAGGAGTTGCGGCGGACGCTGTACATCCTGGCGATCGCGCTGGGGCTGGTGGTGGTGCTGTTCCTGAATGTCCTGACGTACCGCTCGGGGGACGTGAACCTGTACGTGCAGGTGGTGCTGCCGGTCACGATGATCCCGGCGCTGATCAGCCTGGGCTGGCTGCTGCGGGACGGGCCGCTGGATGTCCCGGAGCGGCTGATGTTCTTCACGGTGAACGTGCAGGTGTTCGCGCAGGCGCTGCTGGAGGAGATGCAGCGTACGGCCCCGGCGGGCGAGACGGATCTGCTGTACTGGTCGGTGGTGGTGAACGTCATGCTGGGTTACCTGATCTTCCCGAACCGCGTGGCCGGCTGGTACAGCGCGGGGCTCTTCGGGTTCAGCGCGGGGCTGCCCTGGCTGGGCGTGGCGCTGCGGGGGGGCGTGGTGTCGCCGGATCTGCCCCGGCTCCAGCTGACGGTGGGGATCGTGCTGCTGTTCGTGCACGCGCTGTCGTGGTACCGGGGACAGTTCGAGGCGCAGCGCAGCGCCGTGCGGGTCATGGAGCAGCTGGCACATACCGATCTGCTCACGAACCTGCCGAACCGGCGGGGCATGTACCCGGCCGTGGAGGCGCTGCTCGCGTCGGGCGGCGGGGCGCTGCTGCTGGATCTCGATCATTTCAAGCGGGTGAACGACACCTTCGGGCATCAGGTGGGGGACGAGGTGCTGGCGCGGGCGGCCCGGCTGCTGGAAGCGCAGCTGCCCCCGGGGGGCCGGGTGGGCCGCTGGGGGGGCGAGGAGTTCCTGATGACCCTGCCCGGGCTGGACGCCCCGGCGGCGGGGGCGCTGGCCGAGGCGGTGTGCCGCGCGTTCCGCACGCAGACGATGGTGGACGTGGGGGTGGTCACGATCAGTGCGGGGCTGACGCTGACCCGGCCGGGCGATACCCTGCCCAGCCTGGTGGCGCGGGCGGACGAGCACCTGTACGCCGCCAAGCGCGCGGGGCGGGACGGCTGGGCCGATCGGTTGGCGGCGGACGGGCCGGGGGCGGCCGGGTCGGGGCCCGCGTTCCCGGACGTGTGACACCCGGCGGCGTTTAGACTTGCCGCTGTATGACGACCTACCGCAAAGAGTCGGACACGATGGGCACCCTGGACGTGGATGCCAGCCGTTACTGGGGCGCGCAGACGGAGCGCAGCATCCACAACTTCCCGATCGGCCGCGACACGTTCGTGTGGGGCCGGCCCGTGATCCGCGCGCTGGGCATCCTGAAGAAGGGCGCGGCGCAGGCGAACGCGGACCTGGGTGAACTGCCGCGCGACGTGGCGGACCTGATCGTGCAGGCGGCGGACGAGGTGATCGCCGGAACGCTCGACGAGCATTTCCCGCTGGTGGTGTTCCAGACCGGGTCGGGCACGCAGAGCAACATGAACGCGAACGAGGTCATCAGCAACCGCGCCATCGAGATCGCGGGCGGCGAGCTGGGCAGCAAGAAGCCGGTGCACCCGAACGATCACGTCAACCGCGGTCAGAGCAGCAACGACACCTTCCCGACCGCCATGCACATCGCGGTGGTGCTGGAACTGAACGAACGCCTGTACGGCAGCGTGGGCAAGCTGCGCGACACCCTGCACGCCAAGGCGCAGGAGCACGCGGGTCTGGTGAAGGTGGGGCGCACGCACCTGCAGGACGCCACGCCCATCACGCTGGGTCAGGAGATCGGCGGCTGGGTCGCGCAGCTGGACTACGCGCTGGCCGAGGTGCGGCACGCGGGTGAGGGCCTGCTGGAGCTGGCGATCGGCGGCACGGCGGTGGGCACCGGCCTGAACGCGCACCCGCAGTTCGGTGATCTGGCCGCGAAGAAGTACGCCGAGGAGACCGGTTTCGCGTTCCGCAGCGCGGAGAACAAGTTCGCGGCCCTCAGCGCGCACGACGCCCTGGTGCAGACCAGCGCGGCCCTGCGGACCCTGGCGGGCGCGCTGATGAAGATGGCGAACGACGTGCGCTGGCTCGCCAGCGGGCCCCGCAACGGCATCGGGGAGATCACCATTCCCGAGAACGAACCCGGCAGCTCCATCATGCCCGGCAAGGTGAACCCCACCCAGAGTGAAGCGATGACGATGGTCGCCACGCGCGTGTTCGGCAACGACGCGACCGTGGCGTTCGCGGGCAGCCAGGGGAACTTCCAGCTGAACGTGTTCAAGCCGGTGATGGTGCACGCCGTGCTGGAAAGCATCCGTCTGATCTCGGACGCCTGCCTCGCCTTCAACGACAACTGCGCGGTCGGCATCGAGCCGAACGTGGAGAAGATCGAGCACAACCTCAGCATCAACCTGATGCAGGTCACGGCGCTGAACAAGCACATCGGCTACGACAAGGCCGCCGCGATCGCCAAGAAGGCCCACAAGGAGGGCAGCAGCCTGAAGGAGGCCGCGCTCGCCCTGGGCTACGTCACGGAAGACGAGTTCGCGCAGTGGGTCGTGCCGCTGGACATGACGCATAGCTGAACCACAGCTGAACCCCGCACCAGTACGCAGAGAGGAGCGCCCAGCCGGGCCGCTCCTTCTTGCTGTACCGGGGTGCGCCGCCGGGTAGCCGTCAGGAAGACGCGAGGGCGTCACGTCTACGCTGGGCGTCACCTGGGCGGGTCTTCAGTCCGGCGTCAGGTGCCGTTGTTACGCTGGGCAATCACAGGTTCCGTGTAACCTGAATGTCCGCCCTGCCCTCCACCCCTGCCCCGACCTCCGGAGTTCACCTGATCCCATGCGCCGTTTCCTGATTACCCTGCTGGCCACCCTGTCCGCTTCAGCTCCCGCTGCGGCCCTGCAACTGATCGTGTGGGACCGCGACCTGTCCACCAAACTGGGGGACGGCGAGAGCAGCGGCGGGAAGGTCACGGTGCGGCTGGCCGGGGATTACAGCGGCCCGGTGGTGGTGCTGTTCGCTCCCAGTGACGAGGAACGCGCCCGGAACGCCTTCCCGGGCCTGAAGAGCCGCTACGTGGGCAGTCTGGTGAACGGACAGCTGAACATCATGGCCGAGGAGCGGAGCGCCGCGCAGTCCATCACGAAGTTCCTGAGCGGCTACAGACTCACGGCCACGGTGCAGGTGGCGTCGGCGGCCCTGAGCCTGCCGGGCCTGCGCAAGGCGCCCCCCTCAGCACCCAACCGCTGACGGCGGCCCGACCGAATCTGGAGATTACCGTCAGAAATCTCGCAGATTTCATCAAGGCGCTGTGCATGGGTGAAGCGTAGGATCACGTCACTGCGTTCGCCCGAATCGGACGCCTGCTCAAGGAGAACCATGCTGGCTCAGATCCTCGTTGTTGAAGACGACCCCCACCTCGGCCCACTGCTCAAGGATTACCTGTCAGCGGACTATCAGGTGCATCACGCCGCCACCCTGCGCGACGCCCAGGCGTGGCTGGGAACGCACACCGCGCAGCTGATCCTGCTCGACCTGAACCTCCCGGACGGCGACGGCCTAGATCTGGTGCAGGCGCTGCGGCAGTATTCCTCCACGCCGGTGCTGGTGCTCTCAGCACGCAGCGGCGTGCAGGAGCGGGTGGCGGGCCTGAACGCCGGGGCGGACGACTACCTGACCAAGCCGTTCGCGATGCCGGAACTCGACGCGCGCATCTCGGCGCTGCTGCGCCGCACGGCTGCCGGGACCGGCGTGAACCTGGGCAACACCAGCCTGTCCACCAGCAGCCTGCTGCTGACCGTGAACGACAAGAACATCAACCTCACCGAGCACGAGGCGCGGATTCTGGAACTCATGATGCGCACGCCCGAGCGGGTGTTCTCACGGGCGGACATCGAATCGCACCTGTACGGCTGGGAGACCCCGAACAGCAACAGTGTGGAGGTCCGGATCTCGCAGCTGCGCAAGAAGCTGGAGCAGGCGGGCAGTGACCTGCGCATCCGCACGATCCGCAACGTCGGGTACGTGCTCCAGGCCTGATGATCCCCGGGGCGCGGCCCGTCACGACCCCGGCCGGGGCGCGGCGGGCCGCGCTGCTCACGCCCGGCGCGGGCCTGTACTCGGCGCGGGTAGCGTGGCGCCACAGCCTGCGTTTCCGGCTGGCCCTGACCTACAGCGCCCTGAGCGCCGCGCTGCTGATGCTGATCACGCTGGGCGTCGTGTCGCTGCTGCTGTCGCGCATGGAGCAGCAGTTCGTGGACCGCCTGAACGACCGCGCCGACACGCTGGCCGCCGCGTTCACGAACCTGGGGGGCGGCTTCGGGAAGTCGGCCACGGGGGCTGGGGCATATACGCTGGTCATCGACCTGGACGGGCAGGTCATCGCG encodes:
- a CDS encoding GGDEF domain-containing protein, with the translated sequence MSPLSPRPAGPPTWRPPEELRRTLYILAIALGLVVVLFLNVLTYRSGDVNLYVQVVLPVTMIPALISLGWLLRDGPLDVPERLMFFTVNVQVFAQALLEEMQRTAPAGETDLLYWSVVVNVMLGYLIFPNRVAGWYSAGLFGFSAGLPWLGVALRGGVVSPDLPRLQLTVGIVLLFVHALSWYRGQFEAQRSAVRVMEQLAHTDLLTNLPNRRGMYPAVEALLASGGGALLLDLDHFKRVNDTFGHQVGDEVLARAARLLEAQLPPGGRVGRWGGEEFLMTLPGLDAPAAGALAEAVCRAFRTQTMVDVGVVTISAGLTLTRPGDTLPSLVARADEHLYAAKRAGRDGWADRLAADGPGAAGSGPAFPDV
- the fumC gene encoding class II fumarate hydratase; the encoded protein is MTTYRKESDTMGTLDVDASRYWGAQTERSIHNFPIGRDTFVWGRPVIRALGILKKGAAQANADLGELPRDVADLIVQAADEVIAGTLDEHFPLVVFQTGSGTQSNMNANEVISNRAIEIAGGELGSKKPVHPNDHVNRGQSSNDTFPTAMHIAVVLELNERLYGSVGKLRDTLHAKAQEHAGLVKVGRTHLQDATPITLGQEIGGWVAQLDYALAEVRHAGEGLLELAIGGTAVGTGLNAHPQFGDLAAKKYAEETGFAFRSAENKFAALSAHDALVQTSAALRTLAGALMKMANDVRWLASGPRNGIGEITIPENEPGSSIMPGKVNPTQSEAMTMVATRVFGNDATVAFAGSQGNFQLNVFKPVMVHAVLESIRLISDACLAFNDNCAVGIEPNVEKIEHNLSINLMQVTALNKHIGYDKAAAIAKKAHKEGSSLKEAALALGYVTEDEFAQWVVPLDMTHS
- a CDS encoding response regulator transcription factor codes for the protein MLAQILVVEDDPHLGPLLKDYLSADYQVHHAATLRDAQAWLGTHTAQLILLDLNLPDGDGLDLVQALRQYSSTPVLVLSARSGVQERVAGLNAGADDYLTKPFAMPELDARISALLRRTAAGTGVNLGNTSLSTSSLLLTVNDKNINLTEHEARILELMMRTPERVFSRADIESHLYGWETPNSNSVEVRISQLRKKLEQAGSDLRIRTIRNVGYVLQA